Genomic DNA from candidate division WOR-3 bacterium:
TTGACTGCGTTCAAGAAGGGCGTAGATGGAGTATTGATCACCGGGTGTCATCCTGGTGATTGTCATTATATTTCCGGTAATTATAAGGCGTTGAGGAGATATAATGCACTAAAATTACTTTTGAAAGAAATGGGGATTGATGAAAAACGACTTAAATTAGAATGGATATCAGCGGGAGAGGGCGCAAGATTTCAGGAGGTAATAAATAACTTCATAAAAACAATCACCGAACTCGGTCCTCTTGTTAGTCAGTATTAACGATTTATAGATATTGTCGTTGCAAGAGTTTAACGCTATGTCTTTAATATTTCTCTCAAGTTTTTCATACCTTCATAATCTGTAAGGTCAAGTTTTAATGGCGTTATTGAGACATAGTTATTGTCAATTGCCTCAAAATCAGTATCGGTGTCTACATGATAATCAAGGACACCGTCAATTACGCTGTACATTACGCCGTTTTGTTCCGCATCTCTTAAAACTTTGTCTCTATATATTCTTCTACCCATCCTTGTAATTTTCTCGCCTTTGATCTCTTTTTCTGGAATGTTTACATTGAGAATAAAATTATTAAGATTTTTATCAAATAACCGCTCTATTAAATTTATTGAATACTTAACCGCCCCTTCAAAGTTACTATAAGTTTCACCTGAAAGTGAAAGGGCAATTGCCTTTTTTATTCCAAGTGTACCCGCCTGTAATGCAGCAGCAACCGTTCCGGAATAGAATACATCACTTCCCATGTTGGGTCCATGGTTTATACCAGAGACCACCATATCTATTTCTTTATCACGCACAAGGTCATGATATGCAAGTAAGACACAATCAGTGGGTGTCCCATCCACGATAAAAAAATCATTCTTTAATTTTTCGACCCTTATCGGACGGCGCAGGGTTAAGGAATGGCTTGAACCACTCTGCTGAAAACGCGGTGCGGAGACAAATACTTCAAGCTTTTTATTCTTTAATTCTTTATAGAGTGCCTGCAATCCCGCTGCGTCGTAGCCGTCATCATTGGTTAATAATATTAACCCCATAAGAACCTCACCGCCATATTTATAAATCTTATCGTATCAAGAATAGGCATTATATAACTCCTTTCGCTATTATAGAGTGTTTTTATTGGCACGTATCCAACACGATAGCCGTTTTTTATCGTTTTATAAATTAGTTCAGATTCAGTCTGAAAATTTTTTGTTCTCAGTTTAATCTTATCAAAAATTTTTAAATCAATGAGCCTGAATCCAGATTGGACATCGGGTATATATTTTTTGCTCAATAAAGAAATGACCAATGAAGTGGTTCGATTTACAACCCATCTTATAAAAGGCATATCAGGCGAGTTTTTGAGTCTCATACCTATAACCAGTTCATATTCATTCTCTTTTTTTAAAAACTTTTGAATATCAGAAACCCTGTGCTGTCCATCAGCATCAATTGTAAATACCTTTTTAATCCCTTTTGATATTGCCCTTTTAAATCCTCTATCCAACGATGCACCTTTTCCCATATTTTTTTCATTTCTTATAACATCAACATTGTAATACATAGCCAGACTTGCAGTTTTATCTTTTGAACCATCATCAACCACGATTATCGTTTCTCTATCAAATCCGGATTCAATTAAAGAGCTAATTAAACCGCCTAAGGTTTTTTCCGCATTATATGCAGGTATGACAACGCCGATATGATCCATAAACAAATAATTTTATGCCTGTTTATGGCAAAGTCAAGTAATTTTTGAATCAGCGCGCCAGCACTGTCGCCTTCTTTGCCTTTGTTATTTTGTTTTGATAATGGTATTCAAGATAGACAATGTACATTCCGGTTGGTGCCTTACCTTTTACTGTCTCACCATGCCAGAAAAATGTTCCTTTATCTGACTCAATAAGTTTCCGTCTGCACAAATCGTATAACTTAATTCCCCTTGAGTCATATATTGATAGGGTTAACTCACCACCCGGCTGCGGTAGTCTATAATCAATTTGAAGGTTATCATTATGACCATCACCGTCAGGCGTGAATATTGCTGGAGTAAGGCATAATTCGCCAATTTTGCCAAGCACGAGCAATTTTTTAAAGGCTATATTATTATTTAAATTTTTGTCATCCGCAAATTCTATTTTAAATCCAAGATTGTGCTCGCCCTGATATGGCTTTATATACTCATAGTAAAGAAAAATTGTATCAAATGCACCGACTGGTTCACCTGAGATATTACCAAGCAATTCAGAACTTTCAAGAATTTTGTCATTATTTTTGTCATCAAAAATTAATAGACTATAATCAATTGATGGTCTTATTCCTGAGTTTATCACTCCAATGCTTATTTTAAGATTTTCACCTGTTTCAACTTTCGCTGGTATAAAAGAGATCAAATCTTCATCTAAACCAAGGTCAAACGCATCAGTGACACTATTTTTATAACCTGGTGTGCACCCAGTGGCACTAATACTGGGATGCCAGTTTGTAATCGTGTCGGGTGAGGCATAATCAATTCTTTCCCAGGAAATGCCGTCACCAGGGTCTTTAGGAAAATTGTCTTCAATGAATGGCGTCCCAAAACTTGTGGTGCAGGCATCAGCAATTGAAAAGACAATTATCGGGTCATTCGTTGATAGTTCATTGCCGATTGATGTATCATCCGTTGTTAGTATCAGGGTTCCAGAAGGTATGTTATATGGCTGGCTATTTATAGAATCAGGAGTGATATACTCGCGGTCAAGTATCACAGCATATGAAAATGGATGAATAATTGTGGAATTGATACGGACATCAGGATATTTAATTAAGATTGATTCATTTTGCCAGGCACAGATTTCATCTGGATTTGCATCAAAATCAGAAATGAAATAACTACTCAGGTCAATCGTATCAGAACTTCGATTGTAAATTTCTACAAATTCATTTCTGTCCCCATAAGGATTTTCCGGTCCTTTTACATTAGACATTACTTCTGTTATGATTATACGAGAAGTACCCAGTAGTATAAAAATTAGTAGCATGGTATATATTACAAAATTTATTTACAGTGTCAAGTATTGTTTATAAGTCTTAAGCCTGTTGACTTTTATTCTATTCTGATTATATTTTTATGTGAAAGTTTTTGCAATCATTGTCGGCGCAGGAAAAGGTAAGCGATTTGGTGGATTGAAGCAGTTTGTTGAGATTTTTGGTAAACCACTTATTGTTCATACGGCTGAGTGTTTTGAAAAAAATAAATTTGTTGATAAGATAATTGTTGTTGTTCCAGAAAATATGATAAAAAAGGCAGAAAGATTGGTAAAGAATTTTGGATTGAAAAAAATATATAAGATTGTTCCTGGCGGAAAAAGAAGACAGGATTCGGTTTTAAACGGTGTTAAGGCA
This window encodes:
- a CDS encoding hydrogenase iron-sulfur subunit, giving the protein MSDFKPKIIVFCCNWCSYAGADLAGVSRLQMNPNFRIIRTMCSGRVEPDFILTAFKKGVDGVLITGCHPGDCHYISGNYKALRRYNALKLLLKEMGIDEKRLKLEWISAGEGARFQEVINNFIKTITELGPLVSQY
- the surE gene encoding 5'/3'-nucleotidase SurE — encoded protein: MGLILLTNDDGYDAAGLQALYKELKNKKLEVFVSAPRFQQSGSSHSLTLRRPIRVEKLKNDFFIVDGTPTDCVLLAYHDLVRDKEIDMVVSGINHGPNMGSDVFYSGTVAAALQAGTLGIKKAIALSLSGETYSNFEGAVKYSINLIERLFDKNLNNFILNVNIPEKEIKGEKITRMGRRIYRDKVLRDAEQNGVMYSVIDGVLDYHVDTDTDFEAIDNNYVSITPLKLDLTDYEGMKNLREILKT
- a CDS encoding glycosyltransferase family 2 protein; protein product: MDHIGVVIPAYNAEKTLGGLISSLIESGFDRETIIVVDDGSKDKTASLAMYYNVDVIRNEKNMGKGASLDRGFKRAISKGIKKVFTIDADGQHRVSDIQKFLKKENEYELVIGMRLKNSPDMPFIRWVVNRTTSLVISLLSKKYIPDVQSGFRLIDLKIFDKIKLRTKNFQTESELIYKTIKNGYRVGYVPIKTLYNSERSYIMPILDTIRFINMAVRFLWG
- a CDS encoding lamin tail domain-containing protein encodes the protein MLLIFILLGTSRIIITEVMSNVKGPENPYGDRNEFVEIYNRSSDTIDLSSYFISDFDANPDEICAWQNESILIKYPDVRINSTIIHPFSYAVILDREYITPDSINSQPYNIPSGTLILTTDDTSIGNELSTNDPIIVFSIADACTTSFGTPFIEDNFPKDPGDGISWERIDYASPDTITNWHPSISATGCTPGYKNSVTDAFDLGLDEDLISFIPAKVETGENLKISIGVINSGIRPSIDYSLLIFDDKNNDKILESSELLGNISGEPVGAFDTIFLYYEYIKPYQGEHNLGFKIEFADDKNLNNNIAFKKLLVLGKIGELCLTPAIFTPDGDGHNDNLQIDYRLPQPGGELTLSIYDSRGIKLYDLCRRKLIESDKGTFFWHGETVKGKAPTGMYIVYLEYHYQNKITKAKKATVLAR